A portion of the Juglans microcarpa x Juglans regia isolate MS1-56 chromosome 1D, Jm3101_v1.0, whole genome shotgun sequence genome contains these proteins:
- the LOC121234672 gene encoding uncharacterized protein LOC121234672: MVASVAKGASLNHISRESSDIRRLTNYYNEVFGFEEIESLDFVEFKVIWFNLAFVQIHLIERNPSSRLLEGPWSATSPVTNPNHLPRGHHICFSVSNFEYVVRTLKEKEIKIFERSLPDGKVKQVFFFDLDGNELEIGSLAPDQK; this comes from the exons ATGGTAGCATCAGTAGCAAAAGGAGCATCCCTCAACCACATATCCAGAGAATCCTCAGACATTAGACGCCTCACCAACTACTACAACGAGGTCTT TGGGTTTGAGGAGATAGAAAGCCTAGACTTCGTGGAGTTTAAGGTCATATGGTTCAATCTGGCTTTCGTTCAAATCCACCTCATCGAGAGGAACCCTAGCTCGAGGCTTCTAGAAGGTCCCTGGAGCGCCACATCACCCGTCACCAACCCCAATCATCTCCCCAGAGGTCACCATATTTGCTTCTCTGTCTCTAATTTCGAATATGTTGTGCGAACTCTCAAG GAAAAGGAAATCAAAATCTTTGAGAGATCTCTTCCTGATGGGAAGGTTAAGCAAGTCTTCTTCTTTGATCTTGATG gTAATGAATTGGAGATTGGAAGTTTGGCTCCAGATCAGAAATAA
- the LOC121249888 gene encoding cyclin-dependent kinase inhibitor 7-like → MARKCRGISDIAVMEVAQVGVRTRARASLAMAAAAASSATTTKRRKLRAEELKCSSSSSSSSFEKLRRRRRLAITTEATEERRFSSPSSDHDAASCCSSNGSSLLLPEEERIEFVDLQDGSSEVETSTYSCCRERRETTPSSELRPESAKLEPTERPTEADSRPSTTVEKKIKMIPEAELEEFFAAAERDMHKHFMEKYNFDFVNEVPLEGRYEWVRLKP, encoded by the exons ATGGCGAGGAAGTGTAGAGGAATCTCAGATATTGCAGTGATGGAGGTGGCACAGGTGGGCGTGAGGACCAGAGCTCGAGCATCTCTGGCCATGGCGGCGGCAGCCGCGAGCTCAGCAACCACCACTAAGAGGAGGAAGCTCCGCGCCGAGGAGTTGAAGTGCTCTTCATCGTCCTCTTCGTCGTCGTTTGAGAAGCTAAGGAGACGGAGACGCCTCGCGATCACCACGGAGGCGACGGAGGAGCGCCGGTTCTCCAGCCCTAGCTCGGATCATGACGCGGCATCGTGTTGCTCGAGTAACGGGTCGAGCTTGCTGCTCCCGGAGGAAGAGAGAATCGAATTCGTAGATCTGCAG GATGGGAGTTCTGAAGTTGAAACATCCACGTATAGTTGCTGCAGAGAAAG GAGAGAGACGACACCGTCGAGCGAGCTTCGACCAGAGTCGGCCAAACTGGAACCAACGGAGAGGCCAACCGAGGCGGATTCTCGCCCAAGTACAACGGtggagaagaagatcaagatgaTACCGGAGGCCGAGCTAGAAGAATTCTTCGCCGCCGCCGAGAGAgacatgcataaacatttcatgGAAAA GTACAATTTCGATTTCGTGAATGAAGTTCCCTTGGAAGGACGATACGAGTGGGTTCGGTTAAAGCCATGA